The following proteins are co-located in the Pseudomonas fluorescens genome:
- the aroQ gene encoding type II 3-dehydroquinate dehydratase: MATLLVLHGPNLNLLGTREPGVYGAVTLDQINVDLERRAREAGHHLLYLQSNAEYELIDRIHAARGEGVDFILINPAAFTHTSVALRDALLAVSIPFIEVHLSNVHKREAFRHHSYFSDVAVGVICGLGASGYRLALEAALEHIEQPAKRP; the protein is encoded by the coding sequence ATGGCGACCTTACTGGTTCTTCACGGACCCAACCTGAACCTGCTCGGCACCCGCGAACCGGGCGTCTACGGGGCAGTCACCCTCGATCAGATCAACGTGGATCTGGAGCGACGGGCGCGTGAAGCCGGCCACCATTTGCTGTACCTGCAAAGCAATGCCGAGTACGAACTGATTGATCGCATCCATGCCGCGCGTGGCGAAGGCGTGGACTTTATCCTGATCAATCCCGCCGCTTTTACGCATACAAGCGTTGCATTACGTGACGCGCTGCTGGCGGTGAGCATCCCATTTATCGAAGTGCACTTGTCGAACGTGCACAAACGCGAAGCTTTCCGCCATCACTCTTACTTCTCCGACGTAGCGGTAGGAGTGATCTGCGGCCTTGGCGCCAGCGGTTATCGACTGGCCCTGGAGGCCGCCCTGGAACACATTGAACAACCGGCCAAGCGCCCCTGA
- a CDS encoding DUF2333 family protein, translating to MSKALLSVLALYLLVTGGLGWYWSEEPALFPVQQNAQLAAEKEGKQMVIGYTTVETLKTVVGTLLNKPGGYISNDRFPPGLWMDNMPSWEYGVLVQVRDLTRALRKDFARSQSQSAEDADLAKAEPRFNFDNKSWVLPSSESEYQEGINSLSRYEARLSDPNQRGALFYARADNLNNWLGDVATRLGSLSQRLSASVGRVKLNTALKTEALAPGEVPQVDEEVVETPWMQIDNVFYEARGQAWALSHLLRAIEVDFADVLAKKNATVSVRQIIRELEASQEPVWSPMILNGSGFGVLANHSLVMANYISRANAAVIDLRQLLNQG from the coding sequence ATGAGCAAAGCGTTGCTCAGCGTGCTGGCCTTGTACCTGTTGGTCACCGGCGGCCTGGGTTGGTACTGGAGCGAAGAGCCGGCGCTGTTTCCGGTCCAGCAAAACGCCCAGCTTGCTGCGGAGAAGGAAGGCAAGCAGATGGTGATTGGCTACACCACTGTCGAAACCCTCAAGACCGTGGTCGGCACGTTGCTGAACAAGCCCGGTGGCTATATCTCCAACGACCGTTTCCCGCCAGGCTTGTGGATGGACAACATGCCGAGCTGGGAATACGGCGTGCTGGTGCAGGTGCGTGACTTGACCCGTGCCCTGCGTAAAGACTTCGCCCGTTCCCAGTCGCAGTCGGCCGAGGACGCCGATTTGGCCAAGGCCGAGCCACGCTTCAACTTTGACAACAAGAGCTGGGTGCTGCCATCCAGCGAGTCGGAGTACCAGGAAGGTATCAATTCCCTGAGCCGCTACGAAGCGCGTCTGTCCGACCCTAACCAGAGAGGCGCGCTGTTCTATGCGCGTGCCGACAACCTGAACAACTGGCTGGGTGATGTCGCCACTCGTTTGGGCTCGTTGTCGCAACGCCTGTCGGCCAGTGTCGGTCGGGTCAAGCTGAACACCGCGCTGAAAACCGAAGCCCTGGCGCCGGGTGAAGTGCCGCAGGTCGATGAAGAAGTGGTGGAAACCCCATGGATGCAGATCGACAACGTGTTCTACGAGGCCCGTGGCCAGGCCTGGGCTCTGTCTCACTTGCTGCGCGCCATCGAAGTCGATTTTGCCGACGTGCTGGCCAAGAAAAATGCCACCGTCAGCGTGCGTCAGATCATTCGTGAGCTGGAGGCCTCGCAGGAGCCGGTTTGGAGCCCTATGATTCTCAACGGCAGTGGCTTTGGCGTTCTCGCCAACCACTCGCTGGTCATGGCCAACTATATTTCCCGGGCAAACGCTGCAGTGATCGACTTGCGTCAGCTCCTCAACCAGGGGTAA
- the accC gene encoding acetyl-CoA carboxylase biotin carboxylase subunit, which translates to MLKPAKKLQKVLIANRGEIALRILRACKEEGIKTVAVYSTADTELMHVKLADESICIGPPLATNSYLKVSNIIAAAEVTGADGIHPGYGFLAENADFAEQVEKSGFAFIGPKAETIRLMGDKVSAKDAMIAAGVPTVPGSDGPLPEDEATALRIGREVGYPVIIKAAGGGGGRGMRVVHKEEDLIEAAKQTRSEAAAWFGNPMVYLEKYLTNPRHVEVQVLSDGQGHAIHLGDRDCSLQRRHQKVLEEAPAPGLDETARQEVLARCVKACIDINYRGAGTFEFLYENGRFYFIEMNTRVQVEHPVSEMVTGIDIVKEMLSIAAGNVLSFTQDDVKLHGHSLECRINAEDPKTFIPSPGLVKHFHAPGGNGVRVDSHLYSGYKVPSNYDSLIGKLITWGATRDEAMARMRNALDEIVVDGIKTNIPLHRDLVRDEGFCEGGVNIHYLEHKLANQ; encoded by the coding sequence ATGTTGAAACCTGCGAAGAAACTGCAAAAAGTCCTGATCGCCAACCGCGGCGAAATCGCGCTGCGGATCCTGCGCGCCTGTAAGGAAGAGGGCATCAAGACCGTCGCTGTTTACTCGACGGCCGATACTGAATTGATGCACGTGAAGCTGGCGGACGAAAGCATTTGCATCGGCCCGCCACTGGCCACGAACTCGTACCTGAAAGTCTCGAACATCATCGCGGCCGCTGAAGTGACTGGCGCTGATGGCATCCACCCAGGCTACGGCTTCCTTGCGGAAAACGCCGACTTCGCCGAACAGGTGGAAAAATCCGGGTTTGCCTTCATCGGTCCGAAAGCCGAAACCATTCGCCTGATGGGCGACAAGGTATCGGCCAAAGACGCCATGATCGCGGCCGGCGTACCCACCGTTCCAGGTTCCGACGGCCCGCTGCCTGAAGACGAGGCAACCGCCCTGCGCATTGGTCGCGAAGTCGGTTACCCGGTGATCATCAAGGCCGCCGGTGGCGGTGGTGGTCGCGGCATGCGCGTGGTGCACAAGGAAGAAGACCTGATCGAAGCTGCCAAGCAGACCCGCTCCGAAGCGGCTGCCTGGTTCGGCAACCCGATGGTCTACCTGGAAAAGTACCTGACCAACCCACGTCACGTGGAAGTGCAGGTGCTGTCCGACGGCCAGGGCCACGCCATCCACCTGGGCGACCGCGACTGCTCGCTGCAACGCCGTCACCAGAAGGTACTGGAAGAAGCACCGGCACCGGGCCTGGACGAAACTGCTCGCCAGGAAGTCCTGGCGCGCTGCGTCAAGGCGTGTATCGACATCAACTACCGTGGCGCCGGGACCTTTGAGTTCCTCTACGAAAACGGTCGCTTCTACTTCATCGAGATGAACACTCGTGTACAGGTAGAGCACCCGGTTTCGGAGATGGTCACCGGTATCGATATCGTCAAGGAGATGCTGAGCATCGCCGCCGGTAACGTGCTGTCTTTCACCCAGGACGACGTGAAGCTCCACGGCCACTCCCTGGAGTGCCGGATCAACGCCGAAGACCCGAAAACCTTTATCCCAAGCCCTGGCCTGGTCAAGCACTTCCACGCGCCCGGCGGCAACGGCGTACGTGTGGATTCGCACCTGTACAGCGGCTACAAGGTTCCGTCCAACTACGACTCGCTGATCGGCAAGCTGATCACCTGGGGCGCCACCCGCGACGAGGCCATGGCCCGTATGCGTAACGCCCTGGACGAAATCGTGGTTGACGGCATCAAGACCAACATCCCGTTGCATCGGGATCTGGTTCGCGATGAAGGCTTCTGCGAAGGTGGTGTGAACATTCACTACCTGGAACACAAGCTGGCTAACCAGTAA
- a CDS encoding methyl-accepting chemotaxis protein — protein sequence MRLKLLTNLNTLLLVAVCLALGATLWWSQRALERPYTLMERYLGLSQTFQNQAARNIDDYLASGDALRLSSASQSLEDLLQHLDELPAELTQNLRPSLADLDAFSKTDLLAAGKLAGDPQALLLQAERELSANLEQLSQYAMGVNSPEAARYLPPLLAASQHLGKLSLARDKLVSSGRAELADDVEREVASIRTQADLLAQLPLLGVKASAESSSDDFSAMMGLENSGKTDVQDTGVDLKRELNSLLTRYPAELKRTREQIQQRTALAAGTQLKIAAVQQSIASLEPVVRAQHAKIQGEVRLMQGVMIGLILLIALLIDTLQRRLARVLTNLAPALSTWAEGDFSQPIALGKTNRELHDIEASLNRLRAYLVDLVGTIRGNAEEVAGSSRALAELSSGLHDGAERQAGDTAQIRDSLGELEATIQQVAGDASQAAGASRSAGQAVEQGQRVIGLSLTGLHALVGEVQQNAQMIEKLAEESATIGGVLTVIRSIADQTNLLALNAAIEAARAGEAGRGFAVVADEVRSLAQRTAGATAEIQGLIAGLQSAAHQSVQGMRAQVEHAEATAQQAQAADGALDKIVGAIQTISDTAVRIADVTAQQSGAVSEIRDNSERIHQLGEDNLLRIGQGRRQGDHLLVLGGQLNTAVQAFRV from the coding sequence ATGCGCCTGAAGCTGCTGACCAATCTGAATACCCTTCTTCTGGTAGCCGTGTGCCTGGCACTTGGGGCGACGCTGTGGTGGTCGCAACGCGCACTCGAACGGCCTTACACGCTGATGGAGCGCTACCTGGGTTTGTCGCAAACCTTCCAGAACCAGGCCGCGCGCAATATCGACGACTACCTGGCCAGTGGCGACGCGTTGCGTTTGAGTAGCGCCAGCCAGAGCCTGGAAGACCTCTTGCAGCACCTGGATGAATTGCCCGCCGAGCTGACGCAAAACCTGCGTCCCAGCCTCGCGGACCTGGATGCCTTCAGCAAAACCGACCTGCTGGCCGCCGGCAAACTGGCCGGCGACCCGCAAGCACTGCTGCTACAGGCCGAGCGAGAGCTGAGCGCGAACCTGGAGCAACTGAGCCAGTACGCAATGGGCGTCAACTCGCCCGAGGCAGCCCGTTACTTGCCGCCACTGCTGGCCGCGTCCCAGCATTTGGGCAAGCTGTCACTGGCACGCGATAAGCTGGTGAGCAGCGGGCGCGCGGAATTGGCCGATGACGTAGAGCGCGAAGTCGCCAGCATCCGCACCCAGGCCGACCTGTTGGCGCAGTTACCCCTGCTGGGCGTAAAGGCCAGCGCGGAATCCAGCTCCGATGACTTTTCAGCCATGATGGGCCTTGAAAACAGCGGAAAAACCGACGTCCAGGACACCGGCGTCGACCTCAAGCGCGAACTCAACAGCCTGCTGACCCGCTACCCCGCCGAACTCAAGCGCACCCGTGAGCAGATCCAGCAGCGCACCGCACTGGCTGCAGGCACCCAGCTGAAAATCGCCGCCGTACAACAATCCATCGCCAGCCTGGAACCCGTGGTGCGCGCGCAACACGCCAAGATCCAGGGCGAAGTCCGCCTGATGCAAGGTGTGATGATCGGCCTGATCCTGTTGATCGCGCTGCTGATCGACACCCTGCAGCGGCGCCTGGCGCGAGTATTGACCAACCTGGCGCCAGCCCTGTCCACCTGGGCCGAGGGCGACTTCAGCCAGCCCATTGCGCTGGGCAAGACCAACCGTGAATTGCACGACATCGAAGCCTCCCTGAATCGCCTGCGCGCCTACCTGGTGGACCTGGTGGGCACCATTCGCGGGAATGCCGAGGAAGTGGCCGGCAGCAGCCGCGCCCTCGCCGAGCTGAGCAGTGGTCTGCATGACGGTGCCGAGCGCCAGGCCGGCGATACCGCGCAGATCCGTGACTCCCTGGGCGAACTGGAAGCCACCATCCAGCAAGTGGCCGGGGATGCCAGCCAGGCGGCCGGCGCCAGTCGCAGCGCGGGTCAAGCCGTGGAACAGGGCCAACGCGTGATCGGCCTGAGCCTGACCGGCTTGCACGCGCTGGTCGGTGAAGTGCAGCAAAACGCGCAGATGATCGAAAAACTCGCCGAAGAATCCGCGACCATCGGCGGCGTACTGACCGTGATCCGCTCGATTGCCGACCAGACCAACCTGCTTGCGCTTAATGCCGCCATCGAGGCAGCCCGGGCCGGTGAAGCCGGGCGCGGGTTTGCCGTGGTCGCTGATGAAGTGCGCTCACTGGCCCAGCGCACCGCCGGCGCCACCGCCGAGATTCAGGGGCTGATTGCCGGCCTGCAATCCGCAGCCCACCAATCGGTGCAAGGCATGCGCGCCCAGGTCGAGCACGCCGAAGCCACCGCGCAGCAAGCCCAGGCGGCCGACGGTGCGTTGGATAAAATCGTCGGGGCAATCCAGACGATTTCCGACACGGCAGTGCGCATCGCCGATGTGACCGCCCAGCAGAGTGGCGCCGTCAGTGAAATTCGCGATAACAGTGAACGCATCCACCAGTTGGGTGAAGATAATCTGCTGCGTATTGGCCAGGGCCGTCGCCAGGGCGACCACCTGCTGGTGCTGGGTGGGCAGCTCAATACGGCTGTGCAGGCTTTCCGCGTTTAA
- a CDS encoding response regulator, translating into MTEPEDPSRERLKQHFAQRVIHQARQILEIWQRLQRSEWSNTDLSELSEANLRLLRFAERFEQPEHGQLARHIGESLKVVDENRGRLSSQVITELNRLMQRLSRTGLRQGDQLEQTFLPPMRKPIYVMLADHDRAERLAKQLEFFGMSAQSLDSVAAFRSSLAERLPSAIVMDVDFCGAGLGLKLAAEAQEGLEQKLPLLFFSLHETDTPTRLAAVRAGGQEFLTGTLEASSLLEKIEVLTCVAQYEPYKVLIIDDSRAQALHTERLLNSAGIVTRTLIEPIQAMAELADFQPDLIILDMYMPACTGTELAKVIRHNDRYVSVPIIYLSAEDDLDKQLDAMSEGGDDFLTKPIKPRHLITTVRNRAARARNLKARMVRDSLTGLYNHTHILQLLEDCSFRARRENKPLSFAMLDIDHFKRVNDSHGHPMGDRVIKSLALFLKQRLRKTDYIGRYGGEEFAIVMPDTDLESACKVLDEIRGRFAEIHYPAQPQDLWCTFSAGLVELCDDSDSLMMAAQADEALYRAKGAGRNRVQAARTSKQSAIFSPESTDTVITL; encoded by the coding sequence ATGACCGAGCCAGAAGACCCCAGCCGTGAGCGTCTCAAGCAGCACTTTGCCCAGCGGGTAATTCATCAGGCACGTCAAATTCTTGAGATCTGGCAACGCCTGCAGCGCAGTGAATGGTCAAACACAGATTTGTCCGAACTCAGCGAAGCAAACCTGCGCCTGCTGCGTTTTGCCGAACGCTTCGAACAGCCGGAACACGGCCAACTGGCGCGGCACATTGGCGAGTCCCTCAAGGTCGTGGACGAGAACCGTGGCCGCCTCAGCAGCCAGGTGATCACCGAACTCAACCGCCTGATGCAGCGCCTGTCCCGCACCGGCCTGCGCCAGGGCGACCAGCTTGAGCAAACGTTCCTGCCACCGATGCGCAAGCCGATCTACGTGATGCTGGCCGATCACGACCGCGCCGAGCGCCTGGCCAAGCAACTGGAATTCTTTGGCATGAGCGCCCAGTCGCTGGACAGCGTGGCAGCGTTTCGGTCCTCGCTGGCCGAGCGCCTGCCTTCGGCGATTGTGATGGATGTGGATTTCTGCGGGGCCGGCCTGGGCCTCAAGCTCGCGGCCGAAGCCCAGGAAGGCCTTGAGCAAAAGCTGCCGCTGTTGTTCTTCAGCCTGCACGAAACCGATACCCCGACGCGCCTGGCCGCGGTGCGCGCGGGCGGCCAGGAGTTCCTCACCGGCACGCTGGAAGCCTCCAGCCTGCTGGAAAAGATCGAAGTGCTGACCTGCGTCGCGCAGTACGAGCCTTATAAAGTGCTGATCATCGACGACTCACGCGCCCAGGCATTGCACACCGAGCGCCTGCTCAACAGCGCCGGCATCGTCACGCGCACCCTGATCGAGCCGATCCAGGCCATGGCCGAGCTGGCGGACTTCCAGCCGGACCTGATCATCCTCGACATGTACATGCCCGCCTGTACCGGCACCGAACTGGCCAAGGTGATTCGCCACAACGACCGTTATGTCAGCGTGCCCATCATCTACTTGTCGGCCGAAGACGACCTGGACAAACAGCTGGACGCCATGAGCGAAGGCGGCGATGACTTCCTCACCAAGCCGATCAAGCCGCGCCACCTGATCACCACCGTACGCAACCGCGCCGCCCGCGCGCGCAACCTCAAGGCGCGCATGGTGCGTGACAGCCTGACCGGGCTGTACAACCATACCCACATCCTGCAATTGCTCGAAGACTGCAGCTTCCGCGCACGCCGCGAGAACAAACCGCTGAGCTTTGCGATGCTCGATATCGACCATTTCAAGCGGGTCAATGACAGCCACGGCCACCCCATGGGCGACCGCGTCATCAAGAGTTTGGCGCTGTTCCTCAAGCAGCGCTTGCGCAAGACCGATTACATCGGCCGCTACGGCGGTGAAGAATTCGCCATCGTGATGCCCGACACCGACCTGGAATCGGCCTGCAAGGTGCTGGATGAAATCCGTGGGCGCTTTGCCGAAATTCACTACCCCGCCCAACCCCAGGATTTATGGTGCACCTTCAGTGCCGGGCTGGTGGAGCTGTGCGACGACTCCGACAGCCTGATGATGGCCGCTCAGGCAGACGAGGCGCTGTACCGCGCCAAGGGCGCCGGACGTAACCGTGTGCAGGCCGCACGCACGTCAAAGCAAAGTGCCATCTTTTCACCGGAATCCACTGATACCGTCATAACCTTGTAA
- a CDS encoding NUDIX hydrolase, translated as MDATQNEAAHRAASDAELICWVDDQDNLLGHLVRSDLRERGLIGRCTFIFLFNSAGELCVHRRTLSKALYPGFWDTAAGGMVAAGECYADSAARELEEELGVGGVDLVEHDHFYFEDGASRLWCKSYSAVWDGPLRLQPEEVMEARFLPLERVLQEAEQKPYCPDAQEGLRRYLASRR; from the coding sequence ATGGACGCTACTCAAAATGAGGCCGCGCACCGCGCGGCCTCTGATGCTGAACTGATCTGCTGGGTCGACGACCAGGACAACCTGCTCGGCCATCTCGTCAGGTCTGACCTGCGTGAGCGCGGCCTGATCGGCCGTTGCACCTTTATCTTCCTGTTCAATTCGGCCGGCGAACTGTGTGTGCATCGGCGCACCTTGAGCAAAGCCTTGTACCCTGGGTTTTGGGACACGGCCGCGGGTGGCATGGTCGCGGCAGGCGAGTGTTACGCCGATTCGGCGGCCCGTGAATTGGAAGAAGAGCTTGGGGTGGGCGGCGTGGACCTGGTCGAGCATGACCATTTCTACTTCGAGGATGGCGCCAGCCGGCTCTGGTGCAAATCCTATTCGGCGGTCTGGGATGGCCCCTTACGCCTGCAGCCCGAAGAGGTCATGGAAGCGCGGTTTTTACCCCTTGAAAGGGTCCTGCAGGAAGCTGAACAAAAGCCTTACTGCCCGGACGCTCAAGAGGGCTTGCGGCGCTATCTGGCCTCGCGTCGCTAA
- the accB gene encoding acetyl-CoA carboxylase biotin carboxyl carrier protein, which yields MDIRKVKKLIELLEESGIDELEIKEGEESVRISRHSKTPAQQFYAPQMQAPAPAAAAPAAAPAAAAPAAPAAPVLNGFVVKSPMVGTFYRTPAPTSPAFVEVGATVKVGDTICIVEAMKMMNHITAEKAGVIESILVENGQPVEYDQPLFTIV from the coding sequence ATGGATATCCGTAAAGTTAAGAAACTGATCGAACTGCTGGAAGAATCCGGTATCGACGAGCTGGAAATCAAGGAAGGCGAAGAGTCCGTACGGATCAGCCGTCACAGCAAGACCCCGGCCCAACAGTTCTACGCGCCACAGATGCAAGCGCCGGCACCAGCCGCTGCTGCTCCGGCCGCCGCACCTGCTGCCGCTGCGCCAGCCGCACCTGCTGCGCCTGTGTTGAACGGCTTCGTGGTCAAGTCGCCAATGGTCGGTACGTTCTACCGCACCCCGGCACCGACCTCGCCAGCCTTCGTTGAAGTCGGCGCAACCGTGAAAGTGGGCGACACCATCTGCATCGTTGAAGCGATGAAGATGATGAACCACATCACTGCTGAGAAAGCCGGCGTCATCGAATCCATTCTGGTAGAAAACGGTCAGCCGGTTGAGTACGACCAGCCGCTGTTCACCATCGTTTGA